A segment of the Zingiber officinale cultivar Zhangliang chromosome 8B, Zo_v1.1, whole genome shotgun sequence genome:
gtttatttcggATTCTCcggaggtgttaaaatattattgaaaaaattaactaaatcctAAGCGTCGTGGATATGATATGATTTGCATATCATATCCACGTTATGTATACAAAAGAGAGAGAAAAGGTAAGGTAAGGTAAAAGAGGCTACATATATATAGGAGAGAAGaaggcaaaaaaaaaagagagttagATTTATCATGAGGAGTAGAATGGGAAGAGCACATAATTGACTATATCTTTTCATAAATACTAAAACAATGTACAccttttaattaattcagaaatttACGTATACCCTTTAGTAAATTGCCGTACTTCATATTTTATACTAATGATTaattgtattaaaaaaaattctattgtCCTATGTACGTGATCTATCTGTATGTTCCTTTCTCACTAATCATGTTATAGCTTATAAAAAATAGTCCCAATAACAAACATCCTTCAAAATAACAATTGCTTTTAGTACTGATGCTGACACGTGCATGAATGTTGAATTTCACTGTAACCCACCAAAGACacctttcttttattttatattatccaAATGGCCAAGcaacttaaaattttatatctTCTGCTctaactttccatctgcctgcaTCTATGAATAGCTAATGGGAAAATTACAGTCTTCGCTTTTGGCtaccattttattttattttatcaaggtGTGGATGTTTTGTATCACTTTACCTCTATATGATTTAATTTCCATTTTACCCTGCTCTCTCTTTCATTTACGCTGCAGGGGTCCTGCTAATTAGTTACATGTATACCAATCTATTTGAATTAATTCACTTAACTCCATTTTTCTCAAATCCCAACGTCTGCCTTGGATAGGCATCCACTTGTTATGACGCCTCTCATCTATTTAATTAGTTATTTACCTATTCTGCTACTCCATTATCATCTGCTTATTTTTTTACACTGCATTTTTATCctctaatattatttaattttctaatgAATCCATTCATTAATATTTGTTTGAAAGTTCATGTTAGCCAATAACCTAATACGAAATCCTCACCTTTTTTTCAACCCGACTTAGAAACGACTTTAGCTGGCTTtggaaattatatagagaattaaGGATAGtgtatattgaattaattaaggatGTGTACGAGAATGTAATGACAAGTGAAGATCTGATTAACCGAAACATTTTTcataaagataggattacatcaagggttaactctaagtctctatctttttacattaatcatGATGAATTCATTGGACACATCCAAGATACAGTATCGCATTGTATGttatttgtagatgatattattttggtagatgagacacgtgaagtaGTAACTGTTAAACTCGAATTTTGACGAGAAATGCTAGAAGTGAAAAGTTTTAGGCTTACTAGAGTAAAGAcggaatatataaaatttaagtttaacaatattagacataatgaaatagttattaagataggagataaCTCGTATAtgagttttaagtatttaggatcattttttaaaaatgatggAGGGTttaagagagatgtcttacatagaatataagtGAGATGGTTAAAATAGAAGAGAGCGTTAAGTGTTTTTTGTAATCATAAAGTACCTCTaagatttaaagtaaaattttataaagtGGCAATTAGACCTGTTTTGTTATATGGAGTTGGATATTGGCTATGACGCGAGCACAttagcagaagatgagagttgcggAGATGAGaatattaaggtggatgtgcaGACATATAAGGATGAATAAgacaaaaaatgaaaatattaaagagAAAATCGAGGTTATATCTATTGACggacatgtttaagatggtacaaatATGTATGACCAATAAATGTTTCAGTTAAGCGATATGAACTATAACAAATATACATATTAAATGAGGAAGACTAAAAAATACTTTGTTAGTAAAAATAGAACaagattaaatttatttaaatataaataatgatatagtaggagatagagtcaAATGACGTAAAAGAATCCATATAACTGACCCCGCATAGTGGAATAAGGTTTGGTTGTTATTGTAATATCCTTTTCTAATAGTCCCAAGTGAATATGTTATGGCCCTGTCTTTCAGGGACGGAAATGCATTTGTACAAGCTCAGCTCAACAGGGAATCTACCAACCAAGATCCAAGCAACTTCTCTCAGGTTTTAACTCGTGCTTCTCTATTAATTTAGAGCTTCTCTAGGTCCCATGCATGCCTGTACTTGATTTGAGTTCGTTCTACTGTATTAGGTCACAATCTGCCAATTTACAGATTCAAATGTCAGAATCTATAAATTTTTTAGGTCAAAAAAGATTCTTAATCTACtctttaacttaatttgcaaACTTTTAGATATATAATGTTCATTATACAGTTCTGTTCCTTTGAGCGAATAATgtgtataaatattttttttgtccCTCTATTTGAGAGGAGAAATAAAAAGTCCATTTTATTTAATAGCTTAAGCTCATTTAgtaattttatgaaataaattgTCGTCGTATGAATGAATCGGGCTACACATAAACTACAATTAGCTTTGGTGATTCAGTGGTGCGGGTGTTATCTGATGTTTGATAATTAAGCCACGGGGTGGCTTGGATGAATCAATGCAACATACTTTTCTGGGCCATGGTTGGCTTGCCTTTGGATCCATAGGACCATAGCATAACTTGACAAACCTTTAgtcagattaaaaaaaaaaatctgaaacaaATAATTTTCGTTCCAATCTCGCTAGATAAAACTGTCTCTGTTATAGTTTGGTCAGAATACAACATACTTCTGAATTATATTACTTTTGACCTTgatatttttttgttattgttttaGAGTGATATTGACTTTCAACTTTTTATCTTGCACTGTGATGTGCCAGGGGGACCATCTGCATTTGTAGTATTGGAGATGCCAAAATATAGGAGAGCAATTAGCTGAacaacaaagaataaatcaaaaagtcttctttaaaaaaaattaccaagTGTTATACTTTTAGTCGGCATGCATGTTCTGCAATAATACATCCATATTTTCAGCAAAGAACACTGTTCACTTCATCTTGCAAATTACTTTCTCACTGTGATTACTGAAACAGTATTTATGATTCAATTAATTGTTCCAGGCACTTGGTCCATAAGCCACTCATGACCAGCTCTGCATGACATCTTGCTCCACTCTGCTCCGGAAGCCACAACACTCGGAATGATTTCCAATTTGTCTGTGCGAGAGAGGCACAATCTCAAGTCCCGGAGCAGCTCAAGATCTGCCTCGGTCTGACTTTTGAGACCCAACAGATGATTTTATATTCTCTTTTTTGAATCATTAAACGCAATGAATTTTCATGTGCAGTAGTGGCAATTATTTTTTTCTGTAAGCGACTTCAATTTGAAATGCAAGTTACACCTTTTCAAAACTGGCCTGTCATGATCATTATTTTATATGCGAGACAGGATAGAACGGTAATGCAATGTGGCCCCTTCATGTCGGCTCTTGCAAGAAAGACAACCACTAATGGAGATTGTACTCATCGAACTATTAAATCAGTTGAAGCATTGGATCTAATCCCAATCTTCAGGGATGTCGACTGACAGCGACTCTAATCACTGCAGGTTTAAGATAATGCGAGCTAATCATGCATGCACTACTATATATATAATCACCTGTGTTATTTTAATCGCAGAAGAATCTAATCATAGGATTAAGTTAAGGACTGAGGCAACGAAGGTTTGCCGCGTcgttataattatattttaagcCCTGTTGCATGCAGATGACTAAAGCTACAGACAGCTACAAGAGACGTGAAGCGAGGAGGATTGAGGAAGAAGAAACgaaacaagaatctgaaggccaaTTCGAGCTTAAGGGATGCGGCCAGAACATTGAACTTTGGGCAAGTTTTATCCAGGGAGGAAGCATCTGCAAGCTTGCGACGTCAAgtaaaagagaaagaaaacaagaggaAAAGGAGCTGTCCACTGCCTCATTCTGTGGATTGGGTGCACTGATTTAGCTTAAAGTATACAACGGTGGTGATTCCCAGTGGGACCTCCAAAACATTCTCTCAATCGTCTCCCCCATACTCGTTGATTGCTTATGTGAGTTTAGTCCACATTCTCTCAATTATCTCCCCCATACTTGTTGATTGCTTATGTGAGTTTAGTCCTCTCATCAAACAATTTCACATCAGTGCCAATGAGGTGAGATTTCACAGATAATGCAAAATATTGAATGTACTGTTTAAATAATGCAGATAGGGATTTCATCTGATTTTTCCATTCTTGCAAGTAGGTCACTGGACAGCAGacagatcaaaaaaaaaaaaaaaaaaaaaagcgagATCATACCTTTTCCATGTTGATCCTAGGAAATGGTTTCACAGAGATGATGATAACATTCTTAAAGATGTAATGTATGCCCCTCTCCTTAGTGGCTCCATCCAAGCCAGCATAATCTGTCTCTGCCATGGGTGGGTGGGAGTAGAGATGCCCCAGAAAGAGGCAGCTTGTGCCACTATTATCTCATGAACATGAGAACCAGGGCATCTTCAGACTGCTGGTGGAACTCACCACTCAACATAAATGAGTACTTTGAGAAAAATGCACGAGAAAGCAAGTGGTCCCTAAAGTCATCCTATTCCTTGCGAAAACAATAGGTTTAGCTGGACGATAAGCATACACATCCAATTCCATACTTCGTGATCCCATGAGCATCATGCTTTCTCCTTTTTCTGCCCCTTTATCTTATTGGATTTCTTGAGTTTGGATGAGCTGATGGTAGGCAACATCGCGAGAAGATGTCACTGTTTTCGTGGTGTTGGAGCTAGAGGATATTTTTTGGGAAGGAAGATGCACAGAGACATGGTTGCATTAGCATTTTCAGCAATCAAGTAGACTAATGATCATCATTATTATTTCATGGTAAATAAAAAATATGTGATATGGATCTTCTACACAATAGAATAACAAGTGCCATTATATTTTCTCGAGTTTTCTAGTTCAACTGGAGACTTGAGCTTCTCATCTTTCATGGTGTACATAACAAATGCTGGTTTCAGAAGACACTTGGTATCAATAACTTTCTTTCTCCTGGCTTCTGGCTTCTGGCACAATTTCAGCAGGCTCCTGATGTGAAGTTTGGCCATCAACCTATTCgaaattttttacaaaatggATATCATCTTTCATCACAGACTGATATGAGTGAAGTGCTTCGAACTTACCAGATCTGTTGTTCCGTATACTTGCACCAGGAGCTCCTCCAGCACTGGCTGGTGAACTGCTATTAGGTGCTGCTGCAGACTTGTTCATCTGTACCAAGTGAGATCCATATGTACAATAGTTTGCCGCCTAGAATTACAGACACATTGGTTCATCTTTGAGCGATAGCCACACTGATCGATAATTTAAGAATTTAGTTAAACTACAAACCTGAGGTGGTGGCATCATATGCATGCTAAGATATCTGGCATATGATTCAGGAAGATGAATATTCTGCATCTGGCTCGGAAAGTTTACTGCACCCAAGGCTGGGGAGGGAAATATGGAGCTCTGATTTGAGCTGGAAGCTGGGGGTACTGTTTGATTGACTAATGGAACTCTTGGCAATTGGACTGCAGTAGGAAGCGTCGGAATGGGAGGGTGacccattcccattcccattcccattccgatGCCTGAAATGTATTGTTGAACTCCAGGAAACATCATTGATGCCATGCCACTCCCCATCCACACCATCTGATGCACGGTTAATACAAGATTGGCACCAATTGAAAGTAATAATGTGGAACGAAGCATGAAAAAAGATACCAAATTACAAACCTGAACTTGCAGTTGAAGTGATTTCAGGTATTCAATTGCTTCGTCTAGCATCGAAGCTTtatctgtctgaaattttgaatTATAATGGTAAAGCTAAGTCAGTGAACTTGTCCCAATCTATTTGATATGCTGGAAAAGATAATTCAGGTGAATGGTTTACCTTATTGCAATGAGGTATGAGCTCCTGCAGGGCCTTCATTTTTTCATTAATCCTGTCTCTTCTTTTCTACACAATTCAACAAAAATTTTAAAGGACATAAACAAGAATCAACATGCTTGAGTAAAGCATCTTACCCTCTCTGAGAGATTGTGGACTTCTGCAGCACGACTTCTGCGTTTAGCCATCGGTCTTTGAGTTGGCTTCTTTTCCTCAATTGATTCATACTCAGCGTCCTGCAAGTTTTACAAGCTTCAACAACATCCAACTCCATTAAAGTATAAAGAAAAAGCAATCAAAAGAATTTGCAGCTATTTCCCTTATTAATAAGTTACCTCGCTTTGACACACAGAATCTTCCACCTCCCTGGCCTTCCTCTTGTGGCTTTGGTTACTCGCGTTTTTCTGTGCTCTTCCAAAACTACAGCCAGAACCACCTGATGATGATGTTAGAGCAGCCTCATGCGGTTTCGATTGAAGTCTGTCCGACAACAACCTCATTCCAGTGTCCTCTTTAAGTCCTGCCCAAGTTCCAGCTCCATCATTGCTTAAAGTATTCCTTGGATCCGTCTGGGCTTGGACTTGATTGCTTCCGCAGTTGCTTGATCCAACAGTCATCATCGAAGACTCGCCCGCCTTCAAGTTGCTTCCTGATCCTTTGTGTCCCAGTCGACAGCTTGAGGATCCTATATCGGCCTTCATCTTCGACAATTGAGAAAAGTTTGGAAGGCTTGCGTTATCTAAGCAGGAAGACTGAGGTGTAGAGCCCAAACAATGTGACTTCGGAGGCGGCATGACATGTTCTTGAGAGCTAGGAGTGGTCTGCTTAGCATCAGATGCTGCAAAATCATTGTTGCTATCATTGGTGGAACCGAATTTGAGGAACCTgtgttcctcctcctcctcctccatcaaCTCCTTGCTTATTTTCTCGGTTTCGGCAGTTGTCACAATTTCAGGGAAGAACTCAGAGCAGAATTCCCTTTCAAACGGGTCGTCAAAGGGGTACTGGAACCACGACGCAGATTCAGGCTCTTGGATCAAGTTGCTGGAGTTGCCGAGGGACTGTTCATGTCTCTGAGGCTGTTTGAATTCACTGTAGGCAGGCGCCCTTCGGTGTGTTTGGCTGTGCATAACAACATGCCCATTTCTCCACAACAACTCAACAAGCTCATTCTCCGGCCTGCAAGAATGGAAGAACATCAGATTGAAAATCCATGGACTAAAACCTGAATTTGAAAATTAGGGTGGGGAATTGAGAGAGCAGAGTCTTACCCCATTGGTTTCTTTTGACTCGACGTGGGAAGAAGATCTGTCAGACAACCAGAGTCATCTGCCACGGTCCAACCAGGAACATATTGATTCATTGCTTGCCTATTAACTTCTCCACTGAACTGAAAACCAACTAACCAAAATAAATGAAGAGCACCAAAATATAGCTAGCTAGGGTTCCAAGGAGGCCATAGCTCAAGTTTCTTTAACCTAAACTAGAACAGGCAAAAAGGGGAAAATCACAGATCTCCTGAGTGGCCAAAAtacacaacaaaaaataaaattaatcaacaGGCATGAGAAACCAAAGTTGTCAATTAGCATAAAGAGAAGCAAAAGATCCTAAATTTCTGGTCAAGAGAAAGCATGGAACAAAAACAAATGATTGCAGTGAAATCTAATAGCACTGAATTATGAAATGAAAACAATCAATCCTAGAAGAGCTTGTGTCCCACAAGTTAGAACTAGAACGACAACAGGAAGGAATTGACAACAtctagataacctagtagaccatCAAAAGTCAAACTTGAACATTTTATAACAGGAAAAAAAAAGGGgaagttgaagaagaagaagcaactcTAATCTTTCTTTTCCAAGTAAGAAGACATGCCAAAGCCACATGAGACAGCTCGACTGATCAAAATCTATAAACTTGGGAGGAATCGACAATTATCAGGGGAGGCAAAAAAGAAAAGGACAAAGGCTTTTGAAGAAAAATCAGAATAACAACCACGGCAAAGGAGGAGAAGCAAACCAAACTCGATATGGATTCTTCACCAAGCTTTAAATTAAAGGCTGGATTATGCTTGTGAATGGAAAATAGCTTGCTCTTTCTGCGCACCTGGGGCCATGAGGATTGAGGAAGAGGAGCTGAAAGAGGGATTGAGGGAGCTTTGTCACATATTTGACACCTCCTCTGTTAAATTTTACCCACAGCCGGATTCGGAAATTGACAAAGCGGAGGACGCATGACATCGTTATCAATCACAATATGCCATTTATGATGCTaccagctttttttttttttttacgtatTATGATATTCTCTTGTTATTAAACCTCTGACTATGTATGTACTTTTGTCCTTGCTTGGTATCTCGAATGCTTCAACTCAAACTCCCATCGCCCAAATCCAACACACGAGTATAAAATTTGCACACTTTCAATCTATCGAATCTAAGTATATTATTTCAGTCATGTTACTTCAGTAGATTCATGtgtcttttttttcatttttaatgtcATTAGATATACAAAGTTTTGCTTAAACTGGCATGCCTATTGTCTTTTACGGACGAAGAATTGCTACTTAAAAAACTCATTGAATTCAACAAACAAGAAAAAAACTCCTattgaaattgaaaaaatatattttagaaagaaatagtaaattggaaaaaaaaaatcattctggGTAAGGTAGTGTCTGAGTGCAGAAGCAGCACAAAGTTGACTTCTCTTGTTGGATTGGATCATTAAATTGAGGACAGTTGCAGAACCCTCTCATATATGCTACAATATTATTCTTTCAAGAGACTTTGTAATTTTCCCAGCCAAGAACAGTCATCATTTTCAATTTTGGTTCTACATCAATAACACAAGTGGCATTCTTGTGACTGATCTGTGATTGATGGAAGTTCATGCAGACCCTCTTAGCCACAAAACTTTGATCTTTCTGAAAAACTAGTGTATGTTGATCAAGCGGCATATGATTTTATCTTAGCTAATGATCCAAATGAAAATTACATCACAACCTTCATTTGATATAGTTGAAAGGTGCAGACAAACTCCTACTCTTACTCTTGTTAATGATCATGTGGAACTTGAGTGTAACAGATACCTAGAACAAATTACACCATCTGTAATATATTTCACTATCCATATGGAATGAAAACAGCTTGATCTGACTCGTATCATTCTCTTCAAAATCACCAGTTTACCACAAACACTGGAGCTATGATGTGGTGTGTTTTTTTCACCAAAACGTAGTTTCAATTCTCATATTCCCGTCTTCagtttcattttcaattcttgtGTGATTTAATTCAATCATCACCTTCAAGTATTTTAGACCAGGAAAAAGATTCACCACCTTCCCTCTCTCCCACTTATCCCCTAGAGATGACAAAATTAAGGTGGAGAAGAAAGCAGGGGACATGTGGCTCCTGTTCACTTGCATGGCTGGAAGTTGCAAGGTTTCAAGTACCAATGAAGCTGGCTGGATGCACAAAGGTTCCACGTGCCAGTGTAAAAGTGTGCAAACTACTGTTTCATTGAGTTCTTGTCTCGGATGCTCTGACTTCAACTCTTGTCTTCCGTGTTTAAACTTTTTCTTCAGGGACTTGCATTTCAATGTTCTGCAGAATGCAACACAAGTTATAGGTCAAAGAAAGAACAAACAGATGACAGAAAATATGATGAATCAATATGATATTAGTCAGATAATAGAACTAACAGAAGATTATATGAATCCAGATTTCAAGTTCTTGTCTAGTGTTGGACTTGCGTGTGGTTACCTTACAAGCGATGCATCATTTTATTGAGTGTCAACAATCTGAAACCATGACTGTAGTCAGTTTTAACCGGCTGATGCAGCAACTTATGTGAATGCCCACCGAACACAATAATGTGATCAATGCAGTTTATGTAATTATCATCTCATTTTACAGAAATTAATCCAAGGAACTATCAGAAAGTCATTTTTATTGCAAAAAGGTCAGCATTTCCTTGTTATTTCTGTTTCCAATCTACTGAATGATACAAAAGCTGTCAAACATGAAGATCATATTTCCACCGTGAGAATAGAAGTGAAGAGTAATTTTTGTTGGCATGTAAgcttattccaaaaataaattGACTTCTTCAACTATGCAAGAACAATGTCAAGAACAACTTGACTTCATCAACCATACAAGAAAGTTATCAAAATCAATTCGACTTCTTGTGACTCTTCGTGCAACAAAGTCAACTAAGCAAAGTTCAATtattgtactaagttcaatgaaaCTACAAGAATCATTGGTATAGAAAAGAACAAAATCAAATTGTCTTGTGTTGATGATGTGATGTATTAATTATAGAAGGATGTAGAAACATGAATCTAAGTGTATAAATAAGGACGTTCTATAATGAATAATAATAAGTAGTAAACATTCCATTTCATAGAGTATCTCTCATCCTCATGCTTTCTTACAAAGTCTCTCCTATATTCTTATTCTCATCCTATGATACGGCATATTGTGAGTGATCCCAAAAGTAATATGGGGTGATAGTCAAGATGATGTGACAGTCAAGGTCAAGATGAGGCGGTAGTCAAAGTCAAAGTGTATGTATCCGAACGGACCACTTTCAACGGAGCTTAGCTCCCCACTTTTCATGGGCATAGCTCCTAACATTAGCCCGATCGACTCTAGTACCGATAGAACCTCCCAGGCTCAGCTCCCCATTTCTCATGTGCACGACTCCTAGCATACATCTAGTCGGCTCCATAGTCAGTCGGATCTTCGAggctcaactccccacttctcatgggcacgaCTCACATCATACATCCAGTAAGTCCCATAGCCAGTCGGACCTTCGGggctcaactccccacttctcatggacATGACTCTCAGTCTACATCTGATCAGCTCCATAGCCAGTCGGGCTCAGGTTTCCAGGGCTTAGCTCCCCACCTCACAAGGGCATGACTCCGTACCTAAACCCGGTCGACTCCAAACTGATCGAACTCCCTCTAAGAGAGTATTGTCAGATAATTGTAACTATTTGTCAGAGAATAGTAGTTACTCACTAGGGAATATTCCACCATTCTGGCATATACATGTAATGGAACCTTTTTCTGCCTAGGAGAGGATTATCGTACATCCTCCATTATCTGACACATTCTGACATCAGACATTCTCTGACGCCTTATTATTACTAAGGTTATGAGAGgcagtataaaaaggggtctTTTCCGTTGGACAAGTACGCGCACATGCAGACGCATCCACATTATTGTTCTactattcattttcttcttcattttcactCAGCTACCGTtctaacttgagtgtcagagtATCTATGTTAGGGACCCCCTTCCTAGTTCTTGCTCTAATGTCTTCGTTGGCTATGCCTATGGCGTGCGTTGGCCTGCAGCTCCTAGCTCTAGGTCCACAGCTCTCGGTTTGAAGTCTTTCCTTTGTCAACATTCTAGCCACCTCGTCGGTCGCCCATCTACTCAACTTCCGAAGGGGATCAAATTTGACACCATCTGTGAGAACACATTCACCTATTTCGGAACGTAAGGATGGACGTGGTAGGTAAAATCAATATTGCCATGACCTCGGAAGAGTATGGGCTATTTATGACTGCCAAGGTACAAGCATTATCCCAAGAATGGGCCATGGATTCTCACCCGCCCCGGGCACCTGTAGTCTCGGTAGAGGAATTTCC
Coding sequences within it:
- the LOC122015793 gene encoding transcription factor PHYTOCHROME INTERACTING FACTOR-LIKE 13-like yields the protein MNQYVPGWTVADDSGCLTDLLPTSSQKKPMGPENELVELLWRNGHVVMHSQTHRRAPAYSEFKQPQRHEQSLGNSSNLIQEPESASWFQYPFDDPFEREFCSEFFPEIVTTAETEKISKELMEEEEEEHRFLKFGSTNDSNNDFAASDAKQTTPSSQEHVMPPPKSHCLGSTPQSSCLDNASLPNFSQLSKMKADIGSSSCRLGHKGSGSNLKAGESSMMTVGSSNCGSNQVQAQTDPRNTLSNDGAGTWAGLKEDTGMRLLSDRLQSKPHEAALTSSSGGSGCSFGRAQKNASNQSHKRKAREVEDSVCQSEDAEYESIEEKKPTQRPMAKRRSRAAEVHNLSERKRRDRINEKMKALQELIPHCNKTDKASMLDEAIEYLKSLQLQVQMVWMGSGMASMMFPGVQQYISGIGMGMGMGMGHPPIPTLPTAVQLPRVPLVNQTVPPASSSNQSSIFPSPALGAVNFPSQMQNIHLPESYARYLSMHMMPPPQAANYCTYGSHLVQMNKSAAAPNSSSPASAGGAPGASIRNNRSG